The DNA region GATAATGAAGAGAAGGAAGATAATGAAATCAACATCACAAAAAAAGTTGATAATGACAACAAAAAATTGATTTTGGCTTCAAAGGATCCTATTATTGGAGTAGGAGAACTAGCTGATTCTGCAATAATATTTTATATCTATGTTTATACACGTTCGGAAAATTATTTAACTCTTAAATTTAAATTAAATGAAAAAATAAAAACAGAATTTGATAAGGAAGGCATTGAAATACCTTATCCACAAATGGATGTGCATATGGTAGATAAAACAGTTATATATTAAAAGAATTTTGAATTAGATATATAAAATTAATAGACAAAAAGGAGAGAAGATGGAAATAAGGAGATTTTTGAATGACAATTTGGCACAAAGCAACTGCTATGTAATTTCTTATGGAAATGATTGTTATGTCGTGGATCCTGGAGAGGAGAGAATGACAGAAGTTATTGATTACATTAAGGAAAATAACTTGAATTTGCTGGCAATTCTTTTGACTCATGGACATTGGGATCATATTCTAGGGATTCCGTCAATATTGGAATATAAGAAAGTTCCAATTTATGTGAGTGAAGGCGGCTATGAGTTTTTATTTAATCCTGAATTATCACTTTTTGCGTGGAGGGAAGGGGAATTTGAGTTAAGCAGTGAAGCTCAGATTATAACCTTGAAGGAAAATGATAAATTGGGTAAAAATGGGAAAATATCTAAAGATGCTGATACCACTGGGATTAATTTTGAGATAATTGAAACGCCGG from Leptotrichia trevisanii DSM 22070 includes:
- a CDS encoding MBL fold metallo-hydrolase — protein: MEIRRFLNDNLAQSNCYVISYGNDCYVVDPGEERMTEVIDYIKENNLNLLAILLTHGHWDHILGIPSILEYKKVPIYVSEGGYEFLFNPELSLFAWREGEFELSSEAQIITLKENDKLGKNGKISKDADTTGINFEIIETPGHSRGDICYYDRNNKMLISGDTMFAGTYGRVDLPTSDPIQMGKSLKKLLALDEDIRVYPGHFFDTTIGKEKRYY